One genomic segment of Mangifera indica cultivar Alphonso chromosome 6, CATAS_Mindica_2.1, whole genome shotgun sequence includes these proteins:
- the LOC123218881 gene encoding copper-transporting ATPase RAN1-like, with amino-acid sequence MAPSIRDLQLTQVNGSSRSDDDMEDVRLLDSYDQSGDNLMRIEEGMSRIHVRVTGMTCAACSNSVEGALKAVNGVVKASVALLQNKADVVYDPNLVKEEDIKNAIEDAGFEAEILTEPSTSGQKSHGTLMGQFTIGGMTCAACVNSVEGILRDLPGVRKAVVALATSLGEVEYDPTRISKEDIVNAIEDAGFEGSFVQSSEQDKIVLGVTGVFIELDVHILEGILSNFKGVRQFCFDRISGELEVLFDPELVNSRSIVEGIEAGSDGKFKLRVMNPYARMTSRDVEETANMFQLFTSSLFLSIPVFLIQVICPYIPLLDALILWRCGPFLMGDWLKWVLVSVVQFVIGKRFYIAAGRALRNGSTNMDVLVALGTSASYFYSVGALLYGALTGFWSRTYFETSSMLITFVLLGKYLESLAKGKTSDAIKKLIELAPATALLVVKDKGGKCIGEREIDALLIQPGDTLKVLPGAKLPADGIVVWGTSYVNESMITGEAKPVPKEIDSSVIGGTINLNGALHIKATKVGSDAVLSQIISLVETAQMSKAPIQKFADFVASIFVPTVVALSLLTFFGWYIGGVAGAYPERWLPANGNYFVFALMFAISVVVIACPCALGLATPTAIMVATGVGANNGVLIKGGDALERAQKVKYVIFDKTGTLTQGKATVTTAQVFSGMDRGEFLTLVASAEASSEHPLARAIVEYARHYHFLEDQDTVSNITGWLLDVSDFSALPGRGVQCFIEGKRVLVGNRKLLTENGITIPTHVESFLVELEESAKTGILVALDDNLIGVLGVADPLKRESAVVVEGLMKMGVRPVMVTGDNLRTARAVAKEVGIQDVMAEVMPAGKADAVRSFQRDRSIVAMVGDGINDSPALAAADIGMAIGAGTDIAIEAADYVLMRNNLEDVITAIDLSRRTFARIRLNYVFAMAYNIVAIPIAAGAFFPALGIMLPPWAAGACMALSSVSVVCSSLLLRRYKKPRLTTILEITVE; translated from the exons ATGGCGCCGAGCATCAGGGACTTGCAGCTCACACAGGTCAACGGGTCGAGCCGGTCTGATGATGACATGGAGGACGTGCGGCTTTTGGATTCTTACGACCAAAGTGGGGACAATTTGATGAGAATAGAAGAGGGTATGAGCCGAATTCACGTCCGTGTCACGGGGATGACGTGTGCCGCCTGCTCGAATTCCGTAGAAGGAGCTCTGAAGGCGGTCAACGGAGTGGTTAAAGCCTCTGTTGCTTTGTTGCAGAACAAAGCTGATGTCGTTTATGATCCTAATTTGGTTAAG GAAGAGGACATAAAGAATGCAATTGAGGATGCAGGATTTGAGGCCGAAATACTAACTGAGCCAAGTACATCTGGTCAAAAGTCACATGGAACACTAATGGGGCAGTTTACAATTGGGGGTATGACATGTGCTGCCTGTGTGAACTCTGTTGAAGGTATTTTGAGGGATCTTCCTGGTGTCAGAAAGGCAGTAGTTGCTTTAGCTACTTCATTAGGGGAGGTTGAGTATGATCCTACTAGAATTAGTAAAGAGGATATAGTCAATGCAATTGAAGATGCTGGTTTTGAAGGTTCATTTGTACAGAGCAGTGAACAAGATAAAATAGTACTTGGGGTTACTGGAGTGTTCATTGAGTTGGATGTACATATCTTAGAAGGTATACTTAGCAACTTTAAAGGAGTGagacaattttgttttgacagAATATCAGGAGAACTAGAAGTTCTTTTCGATCCTGAACTTGTCAATTCAAGATCCATAGTTGAGGGGATTGAGGCAGGAAGTGATGGAAAGTTTAAATTACGTGTTATGAACCCATATGCAAGAATGACTTCTAGAGATGTTGAGGAAACAGCAAATATGTTTCAACTTTTCACCTCAAGCTTGTTTCTCAGT ATTCCTGTCTTTCTCATACAAGTAATTTGTCCTTACATACCATTGTTGGATGCCTTAATACTCTGGCGATGTGGACCCTTCCTAATGGGTGATTGGTTGAAATGGGTATTGGTGAGTGTTGTTCAATTTGTTATTGGGAAGCGTTTCTACATTGCTGCTGGCAGAGCTCTAAGAAATGGTTCAACTAACATGGATGTTTTGGTTGCGTTGGGAACTTCAGCTTCTTACTTCTACTCTGTTGGTGCACTTCTATATGGGGCACTTACAGGGTTTTGGTCTCGCACATACTTTGAAACTAGCTCCATGCTTATAACttttgttttgttggggaaGTATTTGGAAAGTCTTGCAAAGGGGAAAACATCAGATGCTATCAAGAAGTTAATTGAACTTGCTCCAGCAACAGCACTGTTGGTTGTCAAAGACAAAG GAGGAAAGTGTATCGGTGAAAGAGAAATAGATGCTTTGCTAATTCAGCCTGGTGACACATTAAAGGTTCTTCCTGGTGCTAAGCTTCCTGCGGATGGTATTGTGGTATGGGGTACAAGTTATGTTAACGAGAGTATGATAACCGGGGAGGCTAAACCAGTTCCAAAGGAGATTGATTCATCAGTTATTGGGGgtacaataaatttaaatggtgCCCTTCACATTAAAGCCACCAAAGTAGGATCTGATGCAGTTTTAAGTCAGATTATTAGTTTGGTTGAGACGGCCCAGATGTCAAAAGCTCCCATTCAGAAGTTTGCCGATTTT GTTGCAAGCATTTTCGTTCCTACAGTGGTTGCTTTGTCGTTGTTGACCTTTTTTGGCTG GTATATTGGTGGAGTTGCTGGAGCATACCCGGAAAGGTGGTTGCCTGCAAATggcaattattttgtttttgctcTCATGTTTGCTATATCAGTAGTGGTAATTGCATGTCCATGCGCTCTTGGCTTGGCCACACCTACTGCCATCATGGTTGCAACTGGCGTTGGGGCCAATAATGGTGTTCTTATTAAAGGAGGTGATGCTTTGGAAAGAGCTCAGAAGGTTAAGTACGtgatatttgataaaacagGTACCCTAACCCAAGGGAAAGCCACAGTTACAACTGCACAGGTTTTCTCTGGAATGGATCGTGGTGAATTTCTTACACTTGTGGCTTCTGCAGAG GCTAGCAGTGAACATCCATTGGCAAGGGCAATAGTGGAGTATGCACGccattatcattttcttgaaGATCAAGACACAGTTTCCAACATTACTGGATGGCTTCTTGATGTGTCAGATTTCTCTGCTCTGCCAGGGAGAGGTGTACAGTGCTTTATAGAAGGAAAACGTGTTTTG GTGGGTAACCGGAAGTTGCTGACTGAAAATGGAATCACCATTCCAACCCATGTAGAAAGTTTTCTTGTAGAATTGGAAGAAAGTGCAAAGACAGGCATCCTTGTAGCATTAGATGATAACTTAATTGGTGTTCTGGGGGTTGCGGATCCACTAAAGAGAGAATCTGCTGTGGTTGTGGAGGGCCTTATGAAAATGGGTGTGAGACCAGTCATGGTGACAGGAGATAATTTGAGGACAGCGAGGGCTGTTGCTAAAGAG GTTGGCATTCAAGATGTGATGGCAGAGGTTATGCCAGCAGGAAAAGCTGATGCCGTCCGATCATTTCAAAGAGACAGAAGCATAGTAGCAATGGTTGGGGATGGGATCAACGATTCACCTGCTCTGGCTGCTGCTGATATTGGTATGGCAATTGGAGCAGGTACAGATATTGCCATTGAAGCAGCAGACTATGTTTTGATGCGGAATAACCTAGAAGATGTAATCACTGCCATTGACCTCTCCAGAAGAACCTTTGCTCGCATTCGGTTGAATTATGTATTTGCCATGGCCTACAACATTGTTGCAATTCCTATTGCTGCTGGTGCTTTCTTCCCAGCCCTAGGAATCATGTTGCCACCATGGGCGGCTGGTGCATGTATGGCTCTGTCTTCTGTTAGTGTTGTATGCTCTTCATTGCTTCTTAGGAGATACAAAAAACCAAGACTTACAACTATACTAGAAATTACTGTAGAgtga